A window from Planococcus maritimus encodes these proteins:
- a CDS encoding glutamate-1-semialdehyde 2,1-aminomutase, with protein MDHSNSERLHQEALEHIVGGVNSPSRSYKAVGGGSPIAMDYGKGAYFYDVDGNKYIDFLAAYGPIITGHGHPHIAKAIAHAAETGILFGTPTKHEVTFAKMLKQAMPAMDKVRFVNSGTEAVMTTIRVSRAYTGRTKIMKFAGCYHGHSDLVLVAAGSGPATLGTPDSAGVPKSIAEEVITIPFNDPQAFREAMERWGDEIACILVEPIVGNFGIVEPQEGFLEGVHALAKEKGALIVYDEVITAFRFHYGGAQNLLGLEPDLTALGKIIGGGLPIGAYGGKREIMETVAPLGPAYQAGTMAGNPASILAGIACLEVLQEKGIYERMDQLGERLETGILAAAEKHGVTITVNRLKGALTIYFTDQKVENYEQAEATDGEMFGRFFKLMLEQGVNLAPSKYEAWFLTTEHTEEDIDTSIRAVEHAFAQL; from the coding sequence ATGGACCACTCGAATTCCGAACGATTGCATCAAGAAGCATTAGAACACATTGTCGGTGGAGTCAACAGCCCTTCCCGCTCTTATAAAGCCGTCGGTGGCGGTTCTCCAATCGCGATGGACTATGGAAAAGGCGCTTATTTCTACGATGTCGATGGCAATAAATACATTGACTTTTTGGCAGCTTACGGACCAATCATCACTGGCCATGGCCATCCGCATATTGCCAAAGCCATTGCACACGCTGCTGAAACCGGTATTTTGTTCGGGACCCCGACCAAACATGAAGTGACATTCGCTAAAATGCTGAAACAAGCGATGCCCGCGATGGATAAAGTACGTTTTGTCAATAGCGGCACGGAAGCTGTTATGACGACTATCCGCGTCTCGCGGGCGTATACAGGCCGCACCAAAATCATGAAGTTTGCCGGATGCTATCACGGCCATTCCGATTTAGTGCTCGTCGCTGCAGGTTCCGGCCCTGCTACACTCGGCACTCCCGATTCGGCAGGCGTCCCGAAATCGATTGCAGAAGAAGTCATCACCATTCCTTTTAACGACCCACAAGCCTTCCGTGAAGCGATGGAACGTTGGGGAGACGAAATTGCCTGCATCCTTGTAGAACCGATTGTCGGCAACTTCGGCATTGTCGAACCGCAAGAAGGATTCCTTGAAGGCGTACACGCCCTTGCCAAAGAAAAAGGCGCATTGATTGTGTATGATGAAGTAATCACCGCTTTCCGCTTCCATTACGGCGGAGCTCAGAATCTGCTCGGCCTCGAGCCGGATTTAACAGCGCTTGGAAAAATCATCGGCGGCGGTTTGCCGATCGGTGCATATGGCGGGAAGCGCGAAATCATGGAAACGGTCGCCCCACTCGGACCCGCTTACCAAGCTGGAACAATGGCCGGCAACCCCGCATCAATTCTGGCAGGTATCGCTTGTCTCGAAGTTTTGCAGGAAAAGGGCATTTACGAACGAATGGACCAACTGGGTGAACGTCTCGAAACCGGGATTTTAGCTGCGGCTGAAAAACACGGTGTTACCATCACCGTCAATCGTTTAAAAGGTGCTTTGACGATTTATTTCACCGATCAAAAAGTGGAGAATTATGAACAGGCAGAAGCCACAGACGGAGAAATGTTTGGACGTTTCTTTAAACTGATGCTAGAACAAGGCGTTAATTTGGCACCTTCAAAGTACGAAGCCTGGTTTTTGACTACAGAACATACAGAGGAAGATATTGATACATCAATACGGGCAGTAGAGCATGCATTTGCCCAGTTGTAA
- the bcp gene encoding thioredoxin-dependent thiol peroxidase translates to MATLEGMAAPGFTLQDQQGETISLSDYVGKKYVVLYFYPKDMTPGCTTQACDFRDAEKDFSELNAEILGVSADSKERHQKFIDKHGLPFSLLVDEDHHVSEAYGVWKLKKMYGKEFWGIERSTFLIDPTGTVIKEWRKVKVKEHIEEVLETVKAISGD, encoded by the coding sequence TTGGCTACATTAGAAGGAATGGCAGCACCTGGATTCACATTGCAAGACCAACAGGGCGAAACGATTTCCCTTTCGGATTACGTAGGAAAAAAATACGTCGTGCTTTATTTCTATCCGAAAGACATGACGCCAGGCTGCACGACACAAGCTTGCGATTTCCGCGATGCTGAAAAAGATTTCTCAGAGCTAAATGCAGAAATTTTGGGCGTCAGTGCAGATTCGAAAGAACGCCACCAAAAATTCATCGACAAGCACGGCTTGCCGTTTTCGCTTCTCGTTGACGAAGACCATCACGTATCTGAAGCTTATGGCGTATGGAAACTGAAGAAAATGTATGGCAAGGAATTTTGGGGCATCGAACGCTCGACATTCCTAATCGACCCGACAGGTACAGTGATCAAGGAGTGGCGGAAAGTGAAAGTCAAAGAGCATATCGAAGAAGTGTTGGAAACGGTAAAAGCAATCAGCGGCGATTAA
- a CDS encoding D-2-hydroxyacid dehydrogenase has translation MDVLFTFVPKENQQERLQAEFPEVTFRFLYKNKSFLPTADIVVTYGEDLTAEDIDNAENLKWIMVASAGIEKMPHKAIADKGIIVSNVKGIHKTPMAESALAHLLALKRSLPFIYESQRNGEWNRKTHSSELAGSTAVLFGPGAIGSEIGRLLQAFGVRTIGCNRSGKDADYMNDMVSFENALTVLPEADIVLAVLPSTEETHHLLKKEHFQAMKEDAIFMNFGRGDLVEDQVMLEALETGEIGQAVLDVFEEEPLPADHPYWQMDNVIISPHVSSHSGKYVERALDVFIPNLHAWLNGDTSPSNPVDMKRGY, from the coding sequence ATGGATGTCCTATTTACATTTGTGCCAAAAGAGAACCAGCAGGAACGGCTTCAAGCTGAATTCCCTGAAGTGACGTTCCGCTTCTTATATAAGAATAAGTCATTTTTGCCGACAGCCGATATTGTGGTTACTTACGGAGAAGATCTAACAGCAGAAGATATCGACAATGCCGAAAACTTAAAGTGGATTATGGTGGCAAGTGCCGGAATTGAAAAAATGCCCCATAAAGCTATAGCCGATAAAGGGATAATCGTGTCAAATGTTAAGGGAATCCATAAAACCCCAATGGCTGAATCCGCTCTAGCGCATTTGCTGGCACTCAAACGTTCATTGCCATTCATCTATGAAAGCCAGCGGAATGGGGAGTGGAATCGCAAAACCCATTCCTCCGAACTGGCAGGCTCAACAGCCGTTCTCTTCGGTCCAGGGGCGATTGGATCTGAGATTGGACGCTTACTTCAAGCATTTGGCGTCCGGACGATTGGCTGCAACCGTTCAGGTAAAGATGCCGATTATATGAATGACATGGTTTCTTTTGAAAATGCGCTGACCGTGCTTCCGGAGGCTGATATAGTCCTCGCTGTATTGCCGAGTACCGAGGAAACCCACCATCTATTGAAAAAAGAACATTTCCAGGCCATGAAAGAAGATGCGATCTTCATGAATTTTGGCCGTGGAGATTTAGTAGAAGACCAGGTGATGCTAGAAGCGCTCGAAACTGGGGAAATTGGGCAGGCTGTATTAGATGTATTTGAAGAAGAGCCATTGCCAGCAGACCATCCGTATTGGCAAATGGACAATGTCATCATTTCCCCGCATGTTTCGAGCCATTCCGGAAAATATGTCGAGCGCGCATTGGACGTGTTTATACCGAATTTACACGCCTGGCTCAACGGCGACACATCACCATCAAATCCAGTGGATATGAAAAGGGGGTATTAA
- a CDS encoding cob(I)yrinic acid a,c-diamide adenosyltransferase, with the protein MKIYTKTGDKGTTSLVYGSRVKKNDPLVEAYGTCDEANTMIGLGVGHLNGEFFEKKEALCEIFHQIQTVLFHVGAELATPADKEVKWKLETEHVNQLEDWIDEFDAELQPLSNFILPGGHPAGAALHVARTIVRRAERNSIAIGEGVSPNVLAYLNRLSDFLFVAARFVNQQLGSKEKGLHAE; encoded by the coding sequence ATGAAAATCTATACCAAAACAGGCGATAAAGGAACGACTTCACTCGTTTATGGCAGCCGCGTCAAAAAAAATGACCCGCTCGTTGAGGCCTATGGGACTTGCGACGAGGCCAATACGATGATTGGGCTTGGTGTGGGGCATCTCAACGGAGAATTTTTTGAGAAAAAAGAAGCGCTCTGTGAAATTTTTCACCAAATTCAAACAGTGCTTTTCCATGTAGGAGCGGAGTTGGCGACCCCTGCAGACAAAGAAGTGAAATGGAAACTCGAAACAGAACATGTTAATCAGTTGGAAGACTGGATCGATGAATTTGATGCAGAACTTCAGCCACTCAGCAATTTCATTTTGCCCGGCGGTCATCCAGCGGGAGCGGCACTGCATGTAGCCCGAACCATTGTGCGTCGAGCCGAGCGCAATTCGATAGCAATAGGGGAAGGAGTCTCGCCAAACGTCTTGGCATATTTAAACAGGCTTTCAGATTTTCTCTTCGTCGCAGCGCGCTTCGTTAATCAGCAGCTGGGTTCCAAAGAAAAAGGCCTTCACGCAGAATAG
- the perR gene encoding peroxide-responsive transcriptional repressor PerR produces MSEAQLKDALDTLKSTGVRITPQRHAILEFMIHSTSHPTADDIYRALEKAFPNMSVATVYNNLRVFKKAGLVKELTYGDSSSRFDFVTHDHYHMICNECGKIVDFHYPGLDEVEHLASHVTGFQVDYHRLEIYGTCRDCYSESAKAQ; encoded by the coding sequence ATGTCTGAAGCCCAATTGAAAGACGCACTCGATACATTGAAATCTACAGGTGTCAGAATTACGCCACAGCGACATGCGATTTTGGAATTTATGATCCATTCTACATCGCATCCGACAGCAGATGATATTTATCGTGCGCTTGAAAAAGCCTTTCCCAATATGAGTGTCGCCACTGTTTATAATAACTTGCGTGTCTTTAAAAAAGCAGGGCTAGTGAAAGAATTGACCTATGGAGATTCTTCTAGCCGTTTCGACTTTGTCACCCATGATCATTATCATATGATTTGCAATGAGTGCGGAAAAATCGTCGACTTCCATTATCCAGGATTAGACGAAGTGGAACATTTGGCTTCCCACGTTACAGGCTTCCAAGTAGATTATCATCGTCTAGAAATCTACGGAACATGCCGTGACTGCTATAGCGAATCAGCTAAAGCACAATAA
- a CDS encoding YgzB family protein yields MKSYKNKINRIRTFALALIFIGIVIMYVGIYFRNQPIVMVIFMLLGVIAIIGSTGVYAWIGLLSMKTVPVQCPNCERHTKMLGRVDICMHCNEPLTMDPSLEGKAFNEEYNKKKTQQ; encoded by the coding sequence ATGAAATCTTATAAAAATAAAATCAACCGCATCCGGACCTTCGCTCTGGCATTGATTTTCATTGGCATCGTCATTATGTATGTGGGCATCTATTTCCGCAACCAACCGATTGTCATGGTTATCTTTATGCTGCTCGGTGTTATTGCAATCATCGGAAGCACTGGGGTTTATGCTTGGATAGGCTTGCTGTCGATGAAAACTGTCCCAGTTCAGTGTCCGAATTGCGAACGTCATACCAAAATGTTGGGCCGTGTAGATATTTGTATGCATTGTAATGAACCGTTGACGATGGACCCTTCGCTCGAGGGGAAAGCGTTTAACGAAGAATATAATAAGAAAAAAACGCAACAATAA
- a CDS encoding nucleotidyltransferase-like protein has product MEQILRPLYQERASQETTLGVILIEKREDISPITDTFDSILLIITKENETPVFTKHYTYLDKKAAMHIITEKQLHKWLLLGTNRKIVDWLFNGRVIYDRNEFMEKLKTELKEYPFYGRKIKMGLEFAKLIRRYLEGKMFFEEKNYLDAYHHMVESLHHLARLSVLENGLPPEVTVWSQVKKMEPAIYKLYEELISSDEAIDKRLELLFLASEFFIHSRTQDGSQHIREVMEKQSSWTIQELHEQEELKNYSSNLEVLVEFLIEKDLISINGVKTKSEGIFHRYYSVKN; this is encoded by the coding sequence ATGGAACAAATATTGAGACCGTTATATCAAGAGCGTGCGAGCCAGGAAACGACACTTGGTGTCATCTTAATCGAAAAGAGAGAAGACATCAGCCCGATTACAGATACGTTCGATTCAATTCTTCTGATCATTACAAAAGAAAACGAAACGCCCGTTTTCACGAAACACTACACGTACCTTGATAAAAAAGCTGCCATGCATATTATTACAGAAAAACAATTGCACAAATGGCTGCTGCTGGGAACTAACCGTAAAATTGTTGACTGGCTTTTTAATGGGCGTGTCATATATGATCGCAATGAGTTTATGGAGAAACTTAAAACTGAACTAAAAGAATATCCATTCTACGGCAGAAAAATAAAAATGGGATTAGAGTTTGCTAAACTCATACGCCGTTACCTGGAAGGTAAAATGTTCTTTGAAGAAAAGAATTACTTAGATGCTTATCATCACATGGTAGAGTCACTCCATCACTTGGCGCGGTTATCTGTGTTGGAAAATGGCCTTCCGCCAGAAGTGACAGTCTGGTCGCAAGTGAAGAAGATGGAGCCAGCGATCTATAAACTATATGAAGAGCTTATTTCGAGTGATGAGGCGATAGACAAGCGATTGGAACTATTATTCTTGGCTAGCGAATTTTTCATCCACTCAAGAACTCAAGATGGCTCACAGCATATTCGCGAAGTAATGGAGAAACAAAGCAGCTGGACCATTCAAGAATTACATGAACAAGAAGAGCTGAAAAACTATTCGTCAAACCTTGAAGTGCTTGTCGAGTTCTTAATTGAAAAAGACTTAATCTCTATCAACGGTGTGAAAACAAAGAGCGAAGGTATTTTCCATCGATATTATTCAGTGAAAAACTAA
- a CDS encoding C45 family autoproteolytic acyltransferase/hydolase → MRKIHSEVVEFRGSHYDYGVMQGSALKESITLQNRRGQWKSKRPRFAIDPLEAQAAFNEYAPNLWEELKGLEDSLKLPTEEVLRDFGGYRIDAPPSGCSIVSGEDFLVRNYDFHPQTYEGRFCLFQPDKGNAIIGPSQRILGRMDGMNEHGLVMGYNFMHRKNPGDGFVCYMIGRIILESCSTVDEAVALVKDIPHRGSFSYVVTDKSGATKVIEATPRKVVVRDASACTNHFEIQQQENRNYLKDSYERLSVIERNAGEVAEAYRAYRLFNDTGRGLFSDLYKSWAGTIHTSVYLPNEGEVWFALGGDQEPEVFHFEKWLAGNPVRTKSIHGQIDTGIGFAHTDALFK, encoded by the coding sequence ATGCGGAAGATACATAGTGAAGTCGTCGAATTTAGAGGCAGCCATTATGATTATGGAGTGATGCAGGGCAGTGCGCTCAAAGAGTCAATTACGCTGCAGAACCGCAGGGGTCAATGGAAGAGCAAGAGGCCGCGTTTTGCCATCGATCCATTAGAAGCTCAAGCTGCATTTAATGAATATGCTCCTAACTTGTGGGAGGAGTTGAAAGGCCTTGAGGACAGCCTCAAGTTGCCGACTGAAGAAGTGCTTCGTGATTTCGGCGGTTACCGAATCGACGCTCCACCATCGGGCTGCTCGATTGTCAGCGGTGAAGATTTTCTGGTGCGCAATTATGACTTTCATCCGCAGACGTATGAAGGCAGGTTCTGCTTATTTCAGCCTGATAAGGGAAATGCTATTATTGGGCCGAGTCAGCGCATCCTGGGCCGCATGGATGGTATGAACGAGCATGGTCTTGTAATGGGTTATAACTTTATGCACCGAAAAAATCCGGGTGATGGCTTTGTCTGTTACATGATCGGGCGCATCATTCTAGAGAGCTGCTCGACTGTCGATGAAGCTGTCGCTTTAGTCAAAGATATTCCGCACCGTGGATCGTTCAGCTACGTCGTGACAGATAAGAGCGGCGCGACAAAAGTTATTGAAGCGACACCGCGTAAAGTAGTGGTGCGCGATGCTTCGGCCTGTACGAATCATTTTGAAATTCAGCAACAAGAAAATCGCAATTATTTGAAAGACTCCTATGAACGATTATCGGTCATTGAGCGAAATGCGGGAGAAGTGGCGGAAGCCTATCGTGCCTACCGGCTATTTAATGACACTGGTCGAGGATTGTTTTCGGATCTCTACAAGAGTTGGGCTGGAACCATCCATACATCTGTCTATTTACCAAATGAGGGGGAAGTGTGGTTCGCCTTGGGTGGTGACCAGGAGCCTGAAGTGTTCCATTTTGAGAAATGGCTTGCCGGCAATCCTGTCCGTACTAAATCCATTCATGGACAAATCGATACCGGCATCGGGTTTGCCCATACCGATGCTTTGTTCAAATGA
- a CDS encoding C45 family autoproteolytic acyltransferase/hydolase yields the protein MKKVHSDVIQFRGSHYDFGYHQGELLRDSLLLPNRKIQRGQNSKQLLVDETKAIDMLERFAPRIWEEIEGLADALKWPFYDALREFGGYYIEYTRSGCSILSRSDFLVRNYDSSPQGYEGRFALYEPTDGGYASIGPSMQITGRTDGLNEKGLAMGYNFINRRNSADGFICNMIGRLILEHCATIEEAVDLLKELPHRRSFSYVLLDKSGRSVVAETSPRNVIVREAAVSTNHFEVLSEENRYQIDDSKRREDALLTHTTTSNDAYSAFRLLNDSDQGVFSTKYSTASGTLHTASYFPNSLEVGFAIGPDRLPLMFDFQKWLQGERLLAKRINGKIDTHFPFPYLDDLSSLQQKNG from the coding sequence ATAGCGACGTTATTCAATTCCGTGGCAGCCATTATGATTTCGGCTACCATCAAGGAGAATTATTAAGAGATTCACTGCTATTGCCGAACCGAAAAATACAGCGCGGCCAGAACAGCAAGCAGCTGTTGGTAGATGAAACCAAAGCCATCGACATGCTCGAACGTTTTGCTCCGCGCATCTGGGAAGAAATCGAAGGCTTGGCCGATGCGTTGAAATGGCCGTTTTACGACGCCTTGCGTGAATTCGGCGGCTATTATATCGAATATACACGAAGTGGCTGTTCGATCCTGAGCCGCTCCGATTTTCTAGTCAGAAATTACGATAGTTCTCCACAAGGCTACGAAGGCAGGTTCGCCTTATATGAACCAACTGACGGGGGCTATGCATCCATCGGGCCGTCCATGCAAATTACCGGGCGGACGGATGGACTTAACGAGAAAGGGCTCGCCATGGGCTATAATTTCATCAACCGCCGCAACTCCGCAGACGGATTTATCTGCAATATGATCGGCCGCTTGATCCTTGAACATTGCGCAACCATCGAAGAAGCCGTCGATTTATTGAAAGAGCTGCCCCACCGTCGCTCGTTTAGCTATGTATTGCTTGATAAGAGCGGGCGTTCGGTCGTAGCTGAAACTTCTCCGCGCAATGTCATCGTCCGGGAAGCAGCCGTATCAACAAACCATTTTGAAGTATTATCAGAAGAAAACCGCTACCAGATCGACGATTCCAAACGCCGTGAAGATGCGCTGCTTACTCACACTACTACTTCAAACGATGCGTATTCGGCATTTCGGTTATTGAACGACTCGGACCAAGGCGTATTTTCTACTAAATACAGCACCGCATCCGGCACCTTGCATACTGCTTCCTATTTCCCAAACAGCCTAGAAGTCGGCTTTGCCATCGGTCCTGATCGTTTGCCGCTCATGTTCGATTTTCAAAAATGGCTTCAAGGCGAACGCTTGCTAGCAAAACGCATTAACGGGAAAATCGATACCCATTTTCCGTTTCCATATCTTGACGACCTGTCTTCATTACAGCAAAAAAATGGCTAG